CGCTTGTAGTATGTGTTTTTCGGTGTTCAAGTGCTTTTTGATACAGGTTGCTTTGAATTTCTTCAAGCAGAGATTGAACATGATCAGCAATTCCTTCGGCAGCTAGCGTTTCTTTGGTAAGTGTATCCCTTCTTGCCACTTCCAAGGTTCCGTTCTCAATATCGCGAGGTCCGAGACCGATGCGTACAGGAACGCCTTTGAATTCGTATTCGGCAAATTTCCAACCTGGTTTGTGTGTGTCGCGATCATCCAATTTCACCGAAATCCCTTTGGCTTCCAGTTCGGCTTTAATCTCACGAGCTCTATCGCACACCAATTTGTATTCTTCTTCCTTTCTGTAAATAGGAACAATGACCACTTTGAACGGAGCCACATTAGGAGGAAGAACAAGACCGTTATCATCTGAATGTGTCATGATCAAAGCGCCCATCAAACGTGTAGAAACACCCCAAGAAGTAGCCCACACGTAATCTTGCTTTCCATCTTGGCCAGTGAATTTTACGTCAAATGCTTTCGCGAAATTCTGTCCTAAGAAGTGTGAAGTGCCGGCTTGTAGTGCTTTTCCATCTTGCATCAATGCTTCTATGCAATATGTTTCAATGGCACCTGCAAAACGTTCGTTGGCTGATTTTGTGCCTTTCCAAACTGGCATTGCCAGGAAATTCTCTGCAAAATCAGCATAAACGTTCATCATTTGTTCAGCCTCGGCAATCGCTTCCTGTTGCGAAGCATGTGCCGTGTGTCCTTCTTGCCAAAGGAACTCGGCTGTTCGAAGAAACAACCTCGTTCGCATTTCCCATCGCACCACGTTGGCCCATTGGTTTATCAATATAGGTAGGTCACGATAACTCTGAATCCAATTTCTATATGTGTTCCAAATAATGGTTTCAGATGTTGGACGAACAATCAGCTCTTCTTCAAGTTTTGCAGTTTCATCTACTTCGATTCCACCATCAGCTGTACTTTTTAGGCGATAGTGAGTTACAACGGCACACTCTTTGGCAAAACCCTCCACATGACTGGCTTCTTTTGCAAAAAAGCTTTTTGGGATGAAGAGTGGGAAATAGGCATTGACGTGTCCGGTTGCTTTGAACTTTTTATCGAGTTCGGCCTGCATGCTTTCCCAAATGGAAAACCCATATGGTTTAATGACCATGCAGCCTCTTACAGCAGAGTTTTCTGCTAAATCGGCTTTTACAACAAGTTCGTTGTACCATTTCGAATAATCTTCTTCACGGGATGTAAAATCCTTCGCCATTTTGGTATGATGTTTGTAAGATTTGTAAACGTTTGCGAAAGGCCAAAATTAAACATTAAGCCGCGCTGACTGTCTTATAAAATGATTGATTGTAAAAGCCAAAAGCCATGAAACGTTCATCTTTCAAAATCATTCTTTCCGTAATCCTGTTCTCAACTGTATCGTTTTCAATCAGTGCTCAGGACGATGATGGAATTTACGGTGACATTTATCAAGCACCTACAATTACTGAAGAGGTGATTGATACGTCAGCCTCACCGCTCGATGGATATTCTACTGTTGATGATTATTATCCAGAAGGAGGCACTACAGGTTCTGTAAATGGTTCAGCTGAGAGCAATTCTCAGCAATATGTTGATCAGAATGGGAACAACATTACCAACAATTATTATGGCGATTACTATGAGGATGACAATGACTATTACTACGCTTCACGAATAAATCGCTTTTACAGGCCGATGTACAACTTCGGCTATTACAATTCTTATTACACCAACATGTACTATTATAATTACGACCCATTTTATTGGGGTACAAGTATTTATGGTGGCTATGGTTCTATGTTCGGATGGAATAATGGATGGAATAATGGCTGGGGAATGGGCTTTGGTTACGGCTATGGATATGGATGGAATAGTCCGTTCTATTATCCAGCTTGCTACGGTGGATATGGCGGCTACGGAGGTTTTGGTTACGGTTACGGAGGCTATGGTTATGGCGGTTATGGTGGCTACGGAGGATATTACAATACCTACGATTCAAACAGTGGAATTTACTACGGCCACCGAGGGTCAGAAGGAACTGGAGGTACAGTTGGTTCAGGATATAGAAACACATCGTTTGCAAACGTGTACAACAAGGCTGCTGAGAATGGACTGGTAAACCACGCGAACAATGGAAACATACTTCAAACTTCTGAGGGCAAAGCTGTTAAGGTTGATCAATCACGGTCTATTGTGAAAGAAAGTGCTTCACAAAATTCAGTGAACCAGATTAACAAGCAGATTGCCACTGAAAGGTCAACGGCTACTTCAAGCGAACGTGTGAACAGTTCGAGTGACGTTTCTAAGAATCCTTATCAACGTAGTTCTGCGGCAAATGTGCCGTCTACACAGCAGCGAAATATTGCTTCGAATGTGGATAGAGTACGCATTCAGTCAACCACGCCACCTAGAACCCGAACTAATCCGAGCAATGCGGGTAATGTTTATCAACGTGGTCAGGATATGTCGAAATACTCGGGTAATCAGCCTAGCAACCAACCTAGTCGGTCTACTTATCAAGATCGTGGAAATGGAAACATGTATCGTGACATTCAGCGTACACAGCCAAGTCAAAATAATAATGGTTACCAACCATCTCGTGGTGTGCAGCCTTCTAATGGACAATACACTAGGCCATCAAACGAACAACGACAGAATAATTATTCGCAACCTTCTCGAAACTATGCGCCACCTGCTAGAACAGCTCCTTCGCGAGGCACGCAGCAGCAGCAACCTTCTAGAAGCATAAGTCCAACACCAAACCGTGGCTCTAATAACAGTTATTCTGCACCATCTCGACCTTCTGGTTCTGGGTCTGTGCCGAGTTCAGGTAGCCGTGGTTCTTTCAGTTCACCTAGTAGAAGTTCGTCTGGATCAAGAGGCGGACGCCCATAAATTTCGAAACCATGAAAAGTATATGCATTCAGTTGATCTTAATCGTTGCGGTTGTTACGCTAACGAAAGTTGAGTCGTTCGCACAGAACGAATTGGATGCATTGCGCTATTCGCAGGTAGATGTTTTGGGAACAGCCCGATATTCGGCAATGGGCGGTGCTTTTGGAGCTTTAGGTGGCGACATGTCATCGATGGGAGTCAATCCAGCAGGAATCGGGGTATTTACCAAAAGCACAGGTTCGGCCACTATTTCTATCCTTTCAGCAGGAACAGACGCCACTTATTTAGGCACTTCGAGTTCCGACAATAAGGTAAATCTGAATATTTCGAATGTTGGATTCGTGGCCCGTTTCAAACGAAAAAGGGGAGACGATAAACAGTGGGCTTGGAAAGCATTCCATCTTGGTGTGACTTATAATAGAACTGCTAATTTTAATCGAAGGACTTCGATTGTAGGAGTCAATACATCCAGTTCGGCAATCGATCCATGGGTTGATCAGCTCAATAATTCTGGAATTCAATACGCTGATATTCCTACAAATGACTTTGTTCCTAGTTCTGGTTTGACCAATGCATACATGGGTTGGGGAACATTCTTGATAGATACAACTCCTGGTTCTGTCAATTCATATTTGCGGAATGTGCTTCCCAATTATGGACAATCGCAACAAGTGAAGGAAATGACCAAAGGTTCGATGGGCGAAGTGGCTATCACATTCGGAGGGAACTTCGGAAATGCACTTTATATTGGAGGAAGCATAGGCATTCCTCGTATCAATTATGAGTTGGAACGCGGCTATACCGAAAGTGATACGCAAGATTCTATTGCTGATTTTGATTCTTTCACAAAAACAGACTATTTGAAAGCTTCCGGAACTGGATTCAATTTCAAATTAGGAATGATCTACAGGCCAGTAAAATGGCTCAGATTAGGAGCTTCTGTTCACACGCCTTCTTATTTCAATATCAATGAGCAATACAAAAGCTTGATTGTGGCGAATGCTTTCGGAACTACCTTCAGTCAATCTACGTTGCAAGGAGCGTTCAAGTACAACTTGCAAACACCATTCAGAGCAATTGGAAGTTTGGGTTTTGTGGTCGGGAAAATAGGTTTGATCTCTGCTGATTATGAGTACGTAAACTATTCGTTAGCGCATTTCAGGTCTCGTAGTTATGGTTTTGATGTAGAGAACACCAACGTTCAAAGCCGTTTACATTGGGCAGGAAACATTCGAATTGGAACAGAATGGAGAATCAATTCGTTCAGTGTTCGTGGAGGTTTTGGAATCAATGGCGATCCATTCACCGGAAAATTCAATTTTGATAACACCCGATATTCGGTGGGAGCTGGTTTCAGATTAGATCATTTCTTCGTGGACTTGGCTTACAGTCTTCATAGAACAGTTAGTTCTTATGAAGTGTATGATGTGGCTTATGTGCCTTTGGCGAAAACGGTCACGATTGATAACAGTATTATCGCAACCGTTGGGTTCAGATTCTAATTTTTCAATCGTAAAATTCCCGCTTTCGCTTTTTGATTGATGCTGTTCTTGTATTCAGAATTATTGAATTCAGAGCATGCCTGGAATGCTTTTAAAGCTTCCTCTTTTCTTCCTGCATTTTCATAAAGCATTCCGAGCATCAACGAAGAATTTGCAGCAAAGTATCTGTTGCTTTCTCTTCCGTTCTCAATCGTTAATCTATAATAGTTTATGGCATCCTTGTCGTTGCCCATCTCATCATGTATTCGGGCAAGTCTGTACGTGAATTCCAGTTTCTCGTCCGTTGAGTTGACGCTTCCGTTTGGTGACGAAATCAGGGTGCTCAACGCTTCTTTGTAAAAACCACCGTCAAATTGCAGTCTTGCCTTCAGAAGGAATTTGTTTGGAACTTGGCCTGATTCAAATTCCTTCTGAGCTGATTTATCCTCATCAAGCATTGTATTTCCAGCATTTTCGACTTTGGAAATCTCCTTCTTGTAAAGAGCCACGTCATTTTTGACCAGCAAGGCATTCCAAGCCAATTTTTGGTGTGCTGCCTTCAGGTAGCTTTTTCCTTTGAATGTGCTCACGTATTTCTGCAGCGGAATACTCGCGTCTGCATCCATTCTGGCTAGTTTCAATTCTCCTAAAAGGAAATTCAGATACGGAAATGAATTGCTGTTTTTGGTCGAATTTTCCAGTGTTTTGATTGCCTCGTTCGTTTTTCCTGTCTCCTTTAGCAAACTCGCTTTCGAAAAATCCATAAGCGGACCCGATTCTACCGCCACTTTATCTGCAATACGACTCAAGGATTCAGCATCGTTCAACAGATTGATATGAAGAAAGCTCAAGAGGAAAAGGGTTTCTTTTCTCAGATTTTGGTATTGCTTTTTTCCTTCTGATCTGGAAATAACGGACTCCATTTCGTCAATTCCTTGTTCAATGCTGCCATCAACTCCCATCAGTTTGGTGGCCCATTTGTAATTGTCTGGAACGGTACCGATGAGCGTGTGTAAAAGTCCCATGCTCTTGTACGTTGGAAGAAAGTCTGGGAACTTCTGCTTGTTCTTTTCCAACGCATGAAAGGCCTTGTTGATTTCCCGAGCTCCGTTCAGGTATTCTCCGAAACGCATCATTGAAAATGCCCAATGCAAATGAATTTCACCTTCTACCAGCAACTTGTAGGGCGAGTTGCTTGGTAACTTGTCCAAGGCATTCAAACGCTCCGACCTCAATTCTTTCCGCAGTTCAAATTGCTGTTGATCTTCCGTTACTACAATGAACAGGAAGTCAGAAAGGTCGTCCAGATAAACTGGTGCCAAATTGCTTTCATCTGCCAAGCGTTGTTTCTGAATCAACGATGTAGCCTCGGCAAATTTCAGGTCGAGTAGGAGGGAATAGGACTTTTCATAGTCATCTCCAGTAACGAAATGCTGGCCTCGAACCTCGGTACAGACCGCAACGGCAAGAAAGATGGCGAAGATGTTTTTGAACATAGGGTACAAAAAAAGGGGATTCAATCTGAATCCCCTTCAATATTCTAGCCGAATATGATTTTATCCTTCTTCTCCGCTTCCATCAATGTCAGCATCAACAAGAACACGTCCACAATGCTCGCAAACGATGATTTTCTTTCTTAAGCTGATATCAAGGATACGCTGTGCAGGAACTTTATTGAAGCATCCGCCACAAGCGCTACGCTCAATTTTAACAACTGCCAATCCGTTCAAAGAATTCTCACGGATACGTTTGTAAGCTGTGATCAGACGGTCTTCAATGACTTTTTCAGCTTCTTTCGATTGCTTAGCAAGTTTAGCTTCGTCTTTTTCAGTTTCAGCAATGATAGAATCAAGCTCTGCTTTCTTGGCCTCAAGGTCTTTCTGACGTTCTTCCAAGTTCAACTTGGCGCCATCGATCATTACGTTCTTTGCCTCAATATTTGCGCGGAACTCGTTCATTTTCTTCTCACAAAGTTGGATTTCCAAATTTTGGAACTCAATCTCTTTGTTCAATGAGTCAAACTCACGATTGTTACGCACTTTACTTTGCTGCTCTTCGTATTTTTTGATGGCAGTAAGCGCATCAGTGATCATGTTTTTACGCTGAACGATTGCATCTTCAAATGCATTCACCTCATCGGTAAGATTTTGCAATCTTGTTTCAAGACCTGCAATATCATCCTCAAGATCTTGAACTTCCAATGGAAGCTCTCCTCGGATGGTTCTGATTCGGTCAATTTCAGAGTCAATTGTCTGAAGGTTATAAAGTGCTTTCAGTTTGTCTTCTACTGAAAATTCTGACCCTGTAGTAGCTTTTTTAGTCGCCATGCTTCTTATAGATAATTGATGGGGTTTGTTTTTACCCTTGTCAAACGGGGTGCAAAGGTAGGAAATTTATGTGCCAGTTTGTCTGCTAAAAGTGCAATCGTGAATTGTTCGCTTTCGTAATGACCGATATCGGCAATAATGATGCGGTTTTCAGCATCAAAAAACTGATGATACTTGAAATCGCCAGTGATGAAAACGTCAGCTTCTGCGGCCACGGCAGCGTTCAGAAGAAAACTTCCAGCGCCACCGCAAATTGCCACTCGTTTCACGTTCTTTTTATGCGGAAGTGTGTAACGAACACAGTCTGTTTTCATCGATGTTTTGAGTGATTTCAGAAATTCCAATGCATCCACTTCTTCAGTAAGGTCGCCAACCATGCCCGAACCGACCTCATTCCAAACGTTTTCCATAGGATAAACATCAAAAGCAACTTCCTCGTACGGATGTGCTTTCTTCATGGCACTCAAGACTTTTTTAACGGAGAAATCGGGTACAATGAACTCAATTCGTACTTCTTCTTCCTTATGGATCTGACCTTTTTCTCCTACAAATGGATTCGTCTTTTCGTTCCCTCTGAATGTTCCAGTTCCCGGAATGTTGAACGAACACTGGTCGTAATTGCCAATGTTGCCAGCGCCAGCATCGCACATTGCGGTTCTAAGCTGTTCTGCATAATCGGTTGGGCAGTAGGTCACTACTTTTTTGAGCAGTTGTTTTTTGGACTGAAGAATTCGCGTATTGACTAAACCAAGTCTTTCAGCAAACTTGCTGTTCACACCATCAATCACATTATCTAAATTGGTATGAATGGCATATAGAAGCACATCGTTTTTGATGGCTTTCATCACCGTTCGCTCCACATAATTGTTGCCATTGAAGCGTTTCAACCCACTGAAAACGATCGGATGGTGCGAAACGATGAGATTACAACCTTGCGAAAGGGCATCATCAATCACATCTTCGGTGCAATCTAAACTCACCAGTATTCCTGTTATCGGAGTTTGGCTGTCGCCTACCAACAATCCCGAATTATCGTAACTCTCTTGAAGTGATGGCGGAGCCAGCTCTTCCAGAAAATCAATGACCTCTTTCGCTTTCATATCTAAGATTTGGAACAATATTAATAAGAATGTAATGTTCGGTACTATATTCGGACCGTGCCTTTGTACCGACATCTTCTTTGGCCTTTTGCTATTGCCTATGGCATTGTCGTAGGTATTCGCAACTTACTTTTTACTATTGGTATTCTTCCTTCAAAGCAATTTGATGTTCCTGTTATCTGTGTTGGAAATCTGGAAATGGGCGGTACGGGTAAATCGCCTTTGGTCAGTTACATCGTGCGAATCTTACTTCGAAATTCGAAGCGTGTTGCAGTTATTAGTCGTGGTTACGGACGTTTAAGCTCTGGTTTTAAACTAGTTGAGGGAAATAGTCTAGCAACTGAAGTGGGCGATGAACCCTTGCAGCTCAAACGAAGACATCCAGAAGTTGCCGTTGCGGTTTGCGAAGATCGAGTGAAAGGAATTGAGCAACTATTGAATATGAAACCCAAGCCAGATTTCGTGATAATGGACGATGGTTTTCAGCATCGATGGGTGAAGCCGAGTTTTTCCATTTTGGTTACCAGCGCACACCTTCCGTTCATTTCCAATTGGTTGCTGCCAGTGGGAACCTTGAGAGAATCGATGTTTTCTGCTTCGCGCGCTGACATTATTGTAATGACTGGAGCAAGTGAAAACTCTGATTCGGCAATTGCGGAAGTGGAAAATGTGTACTTCTCAAAAACGCTTGTGAATGATGAAGTTCAGATTTCGGGTGAAGGGGCTGAACTGGATTTGCATCAATCGGTAGTAACCTTCTGCGGTATTGCAAATCCTGAACGTTTTGAAGGAATGATGCGAATGAATTTCAATGTACTTGAGCATCTAAGCTTTGCTGATCATCACAACTATAACCTTTCCGACCTCCAAAACCTGCGAAAAAAATTAGATAGTTTTGGCCCGGCCGTTGAGGCGGTCATTACAACAGAGAAGGATGCGGTTCGCCTCATCAATACTTCTCTTTTAAAAGAACTTGGACAGATACCTGTTTTCTACATTCCGATAGAGATGGAAATGCTCTTTGGTAGATCAGAGGAATTCGAAAAATTGATTTTGGAACATGGAAAACATGCTTGAGAAAATACAGGAGACGGCCAGCTATTTAAAGAAGCGAACAGGCGCATCTCCGGTTGTTGGAATCATCCTCGGAACTGGACTTGGTGGGCTTGTCAAAGAGATTGAGGCTGAACATGTTGTGCCTTACGAGGAAATCCCAAATTTCCCAGTTTCTACTGTGGAAGGTCATTCTGGTAAGTTGATTTTCGGACAGCTTGGTGGAAAGTCGGTGATGGCAATGCAAGGTCGTTTTCATTACTATGAGGGCTACGATATGAAACAGGTGACGTTTCCTGTTCGTGTTATGAAAGCTTTGGGTATGAATGACCTTGTGGTTTCTAACGCAAGTGGTGGCGTAAATCCCGATTTCGAAATCGGTGACCTGATGATCTTGAACGATCACATCAATTTGTTTCCTACAAATCCATTGATCGGAAAGAACTATCCTGAGTTAGGACCTCGTTTTCCTGATATGAGTGAGGCTTACGATAAAGAACTTATTGCCAAGGCCAAGGAAATTGCTTCAGCCAATGGAATCAACGTTCAGGAAGGGATTTATGCCGGATTGAGCGGACCTTGTCTCGAAACTCCTGCTGAATATCTATACGTTCGAAATGTTGGTGCTGATGCTGTTGGAATGTCTACTGTGCCTGAGGTAATTGTTGGAAGACATGGCAACATGCGCTGCTTTGCTGTTTCCATCATCACGGATCTTGGTGTTCCAGGTAAAATTGTAAAAGTGACGCATGAAGATGTGATCAACGTGGCAGCCAAGGCTGAGCCTAAGATGACCTTGATCATGAAAGAACTTATTTCTCAGATGTAGCAACAAAAAAGCCTGAACTCGTTGAAACAAGTTCAGGCTGAAGTAAAGTAGTCTGTAAGTAGAAGTTATTCCTGAATCTCGATCATTTTGAACGGAACATTGATGATGCTTTGGTAATCCTCGCCAGCCTCAAGCATGTCTTCATCATCTTCCTCGTAGTACCAGTTTATTACAATTTCGCTGCCATTCTTGTTCATCGTCTCCATTTTCTTGAACAGATCAAGAAGGCATTTTGACGAGCTGGTATTGAAATATTCCAATTGAATATCGCAAACCGTTTTAGACTGCGGTTTTCTCGAGTAGTTTTCAAGCCAATCTACCAATGGTTTGTAAAACTCGATGGAGTTTTCTGGTATTGACCGACCTTTAAGAAGCAGCGCTCCTTTGTCGTGGTCAAAGTTTACGTTAGGTGTTTTCGGTGTTCCTTCTAAAAATATCGAATCCATGTTACCGATGTTTTCTGGTTAATTTTCGTCTACGTTAATATTAAGGCTGAAAAATGAATATTCTTCATTCAGCTTGGCAAATTCATAATTCAGCTTTTTTCCTGTTTTTTGGGCAATATCAATCATTCCCAATCCTCCACCGCCTTTTACCGATCGACCATCACTGTTCAAAACTTCCTTGTAAAGGTCTTTCAGTTCTTCTCTATCCAGAGAGTTTATGCGGTCTAATCTATCTTGGAATGAATCTTTTCTTTCCGTCAGAATGTAGTTTCCTGTGGTAATGGAATAACCATTATTGTTCAGACTGATCATGAAAATGGCAGACCGATCTGTTCCGTTCTTAGCCATTTCTGAAGGCACTTCATCTATGTGATGATATAGATTCTGAAGACACTCAACAAGCACATTGTAAACCTTCTTGCGCAGCTTTGGAGCTTCATTCATGTCATCCATTCGCTGTTCGATGATCTGAAGAATCGAAGACATCAACTCGGAAGTCACGTCTCCTTTAAATG
This DNA window, taken from Flavobacteriales bacterium, encodes the following:
- the proS gene encoding proline--tRNA ligase; this translates as MAKDFTSREEDYSKWYNELVVKADLAENSAVRGCMVIKPYGFSIWESMQAELDKKFKATGHVNAYFPLFIPKSFFAKEASHVEGFAKECAVVTHYRLKSTADGGIEVDETAKLEEELIVRPTSETIIWNTYRNWIQSYRDLPILINQWANVVRWEMRTRLFLRTAEFLWQEGHTAHASQQEAIAEAEQMMNVYADFAENFLAMPVWKGTKSANERFAGAIETYCIEALMQDGKALQAGTSHFLGQNFAKAFDVKFTGQDGKQDYVWATSWGVSTRLMGALIMTHSDDNGLVLPPNVAPFKVVIVPIYRKEEEYKLVCDRAREIKAELEAKGISVKLDDRDTHKPGWKFAEYEFKGVPVRIGLGPRDIENGTLEVARRDTLTKETLAAEGIADHVQSLLEEIQSNLYQKALEHRKTHTTSVNSWTEFKDVLENKGGFILAHWDGSSETEQIIKEETKATIRLIPLEDSYKVPGKCVYTGNDSNQIVVFAKSY
- a CDS encoding tetratricopeptide repeat protein — its product is MFKNIFAIFLAVAVCTEVRGQHFVTGDDYEKSYSLLLDLKFAEATSLIQKQRLADESNLAPVYLDDLSDFLFIVVTEDQQQFELRKELRSERLNALDKLPSNSPYKLLVEGEIHLHWAFSMMRFGEYLNGAREINKAFHALEKNKQKFPDFLPTYKSMGLLHTLIGTVPDNYKWATKLMGVDGSIEQGIDEMESVISRSEGKKQYQNLRKETLFLLSFLHINLLNDAESLSRIADKVAVESGPLMDFSKASLLKETGKTNEAIKTLENSTKNSNSFPYLNFLLGELKLARMDADASIPLQKYVSTFKGKSYLKAAHQKLAWNALLVKNDVALYKKEISKVENAGNTMLDEDKSAQKEFESGQVPNKFLLKARLQFDGGFYKEALSTLISSPNGSVNSTDEKLEFTYRLARIHDEMGNDKDAINYYRLTIENGRESNRYFAANSSLMLGMLYENAGRKEEALKAFQACSEFNNSEYKNSINQKAKAGILRLKN
- a CDS encoding Nif3-like dinuclear metal center hexameric protein, producing the protein MKAKEVIDFLEELAPPSLQESYDNSGLLVGDSQTPITGILVSLDCTEDVIDDALSQGCNLIVSHHPIVFSGLKRFNGNNYVERTVMKAIKNDVLLYAIHTNLDNVIDGVNSKFAERLGLVNTRILQSKKQLLKKVVTYCPTDYAEQLRTAMCDAGAGNIGNYDQCSFNIPGTGTFRGNEKTNPFVGEKGQIHKEEEVRIEFIVPDFSVKKVLSAMKKAHPYEEVAFDVYPMENVWNEVGSGMVGDLTEEVDALEFLKSLKTSMKTDCVRYTLPHKKNVKRVAICGGAGSFLLNAAVAAEADVFITGDFKYHQFFDAENRIIIADIGHYESEQFTIALLADKLAHKFPTFAPRLTRVKTNPINYL
- the lpxK gene encoding tetraacyldisaccharide 4'-kinase, whose translation is MPLYRHLLWPFAIAYGIVVGIRNLLFTIGILPSKQFDVPVICVGNLEMGGTGKSPLVSYIVRILLRNSKRVAVISRGYGRLSSGFKLVEGNSLATEVGDEPLQLKRRHPEVAVAVCEDRVKGIEQLLNMKPKPDFVIMDDGFQHRWVKPSFSILVTSAHLPFISNWLLPVGTLRESMFSASRADIIVMTGASENSDSAIAEVENVYFSKTLVNDEVQISGEGAELDLHQSVVTFCGIANPERFEGMMRMNFNVLEHLSFADHHNYNLSDLQNLRKKLDSFGPAVEAVITTEKDAVRLINTSLLKELGQIPVFYIPIEMEMLFGRSEEFEKLILEHGKHA
- a CDS encoding purine-nucleoside phosphorylase, coding for MLEKIQETASYLKKRTGASPVVGIILGTGLGGLVKEIEAEHVVPYEEIPNFPVSTVEGHSGKLIFGQLGGKSVMAMQGRFHYYEGYDMKQVTFPVRVMKALGMNDLVVSNASGGVNPDFEIGDLMILNDHINLFPTNPLIGKNYPELGPRFPDMSEAYDKELIAKAKEIASANGINVQEGIYAGLSGPCLETPAEYLYVRNVGADAVGMSTVPEVIVGRHGNMRCFAVSIITDLGVPGKIVKVTHEDVINVAAKAEPKMTLIMKELISQM
- a CDS encoding DUF1987 domain-containing protein, whose amino-acid sequence is MDSIFLEGTPKTPNVNFDHDKGALLLKGRSIPENSIEFYKPLVDWLENYSRKPQSKTVCDIQLEYFNTSSSKCLLDLFKKMETMNKNGSEIVINWYYEEDDEDMLEAGEDYQSIINVPFKMIEIQE
- a CDS encoding SiaB family protein kinase, which produces MTDNFGRNQVKIAERDEEMNIYDLYHRMESNKVVLSFKGDVTSELMSSILQIIEQRMDDMNEAPKLRKKVYNVLVECLQNLYHHIDEVPSEMAKNGTDRSAIFMISLNNNGYSITTGNYILTERKDSFQDRLDRINSLDREELKDLYKEVLNSDGRSVKGGGGLGMIDIAQKTGKKLNYEFAKLNEEYSFFSLNINVDEN